In the Rubrivivax gelatinosus IL144 genome, TGGACGGGCCGTTCGCCGAGACCAAGGAGCTGATCGCCGGCTACACGCTGATCGAGGTGCGCTCGCACGAGGAGGCGCTGGCATGGGCGCAGCGCTTTCCGGCGCCGTTCCCGGGCCAGGCCTGCTGCATCGAGGTGCGCCCGCTGATGGGCGGCATCGATCTGCCGCCCGAGGACGCCGAGCGCCTGATCCGCGAGCAGCTGGCGGCCATCAAGCAGCGCCGATGACAGCGTCGATCGAGGCCGTCTGGCGCCTCGAGGCCAGGCGCCTGACCGCAGCGCTGCTGCGCGCGGGCGCCGATCTGGCGCAGGCCGAGGACTGCGTGCAGGACGCGCTGCTGGCCGCGATGCAGCACTGGCCGGCGGAAGGCTGGCCCGAGCGCCCCGGCGCCTGGTTGATGACCGCGGCCAAACACCGCCTGCTGGACCGCATGCGCCATGCGCAGATGGCCGCGCGGGAACAGCAGGCGCTGGGCCACGATGCCGACGCGCGCGCCGCGCACGTCGCGCCCGACCCGCTGGACCTGCTGCTGCAGGACGAGGCCGACGAGGTCGGCGACGACGCCTTGCGGCTGATGTTCATCGCCTGTCACCCCAAGCTCGCGCGCGAAGCCAGATGCGCCCTCACCTTGCGTCTGGTGGCCGGCCTGACGGTGGCCGAGATCGCACGCGCGACGTTCACCAAGGAGGCCACCGTCGCGCAGCGCATCTCGCGGGCGAAGGCGCAGCTGGCCGGCGAGCCGTTCGAGCTGCCGCCGGCGGCGGAGCGCGCCGCGCGCCTGGACGCCGTCTGCACCGTGCTCTACCTGATGTTCAACGAAGGCTACGCCGCCAGCCACGGCACCGAGTGGACGCGGCCGACCCTGTGTCACGAGGCCCTGCGGCTGGCGCGCCATCTGGCCGTGCTGCTGCCGGCGGAACCCGACACCCACGCCCTGCAGGCCTTGATGGAACTGCAGGCTTCGCGCCTGCCGGCGCGGACCGACGCCCACGGCCGGCCGGTGCTGCTGATGGACCAGGACCGCCGCCGCTGGGACCGGCTGCTGCTGCGCCGGGGCCATGCGGCGCTGGCGCGCTGCCGCAGCCTGACGGCAGCAGGCTCGTCCGGGCCGCGCAGCCTCGCGCTGCAGGCCGAGCTGGCGGCGGTGCATGCCCGCGCGAGCCGCGCCGAAGACACCGACTGGGCCGAACTGCTGCGGCTCTACGACCAGTTGCTGGCGCTACAGCCCAACCCGGTCGTGGCGCTGAACCGCGCCGTGGCGCTCAGCCACGCGATCGGACCGGCACAGGCGCTGCCGCTGGTGG is a window encoding:
- a CDS encoding YciI family protein, giving the protein MPRYMIQVRATAMSEAGDFPDDPTLVPRMMAFHDEMARAGVLLDGAGLQPSSQGFRVQYDAAGLASLMDGPFAETKELIAGYTLIEVRSHEEALAWAQRFPAPFPGQACCIEVRPLMGGIDLPPEDAERLIREQLAAIKQRR
- a CDS encoding RNA polymerase sigma factor is translated as MTASIEAVWRLEARRLTAALLRAGADLAQAEDCVQDALLAAMQHWPAEGWPERPGAWLMTAAKHRLLDRMRHAQMAAREQQALGHDADARAAHVAPDPLDLLLQDEADEVGDDALRLMFIACHPKLAREARCALTLRLVAGLTVAEIARATFTKEATVAQRISRAKAQLAGEPFELPPAAERAARLDAVCTVLYLMFNEGYAASHGTEWTRPTLCHEALRLARHLAVLLPAEPDTHALQALMELQASRLPARTDAHGRPVLLMDQDRRRWDRLLLRRGHAALARCRSLTAAGSSGPRSLALQAELAAVHARASRAEDTDWAELLRLYDQLLALQPNPVVALNRAVALSHAIGPAQALPLVEALPLSGYPWWASARADLLWRLDRVAEAREALQEAIAWTANERERELMAARLAQM